A window of Fragaria vesca subsp. vesca linkage group LG7, FraVesHawaii_1.0, whole genome shotgun sequence contains these coding sequences:
- the LOC101303569 gene encoding B3 domain-containing transcription factor VRN1-like, which produces MATGRQPSFFKVLKGDDFCEKLKIPRAFLMHFDGTVPEQCQLRIRTQTWLVDVERVHRNGNSEFYVHIYGIDACKREFAEVAREVSDSAKWNYVSRIEEADSDDASVQAADSEDKDEYVEEEVESDRDEGKSDDSIDILDEFPQCSKVETKRTSSGLHKRKINCSQAKAQSIKRRASGWSSNQRIKALKQNGTGELIARHRAADFMSKSVDPSCLIVMSPSYVKGSCVHFPREFSYRHLKMKCSHINLRVNKKSWSLNIYQGIRNKSFKLQAGWPEFVRENNLKEGDVCVFVLNETIRYVFDVTIFRTTEAADCTLPAMKRKDSDHPMEHQNPLDTGG; this is translated from the exons ATGGCAACTGGAAGACAACCCTCTTTCTTCAAGGTTCTTAAAGGAGATGACTTCTGTGAAAAATTG AAAATCCCCCGAGCTTTTCTCATGCATTTTGATGGGACGGTACCTGAACAATGCCAACTTAGAATCCGCACTCAAACATGGCTTGTTGATGTGGAAAGGGTTCATCGCAA TGGAAACTCGGAGTTCTATGTGCACATATATGGGATAGATGCCTGCAAAAGGGAGTTTGCAGAGGTTGCTAGGGAAGTAAGTGACAGCGCCAAATGGAACTATGTTAGCAGGATTGAAGAGGCTGATAGTGATGACGCATCTGTGCAAGCTG CTGACAGTGAAGATAAAGATGAATATGTCGAAGAGGAAGTAGAAAGTGATAGAGATGAGGGGAAAAGTGATGATTCTATTGACATTCTGGACGAGTTTCCACAATGCTCAAAGGTAGAAACAAAGAGGACATCATCAGGGCTTCACAAGAGAAAGATAAACTGTTCTCAGGCTAAAGCACAAAGCATCAAAAGGCGTGCTAGTGGCTGGTCTAGCAATCAAAGAATCAAAGCACTGAAACAAAATGGAACAGGAGAGCTTATAGCTCGTCATAGAGCTGCTGATTTCATGTCCAAATCTGTCGATCCTTCTTGCTTGATAGTCATGTCTCCTTCGTATGTTAAAGGGTCTTGTGTG CATTTTCCTCGTGAGTTTAGCTACAGACATCTCAAAATGAAGTGTAGCCACATCAACCTTCGGGTTAATAAGAAAAGTTGGAGTCTCAATATCTATCAAGGAATTCGGAACAAATCATTCAAATTACAAGCTGGTTGGCCTGAATTTGTGAGAGAAAATAACCTGAAAGAGGGTGATGTGTGCGTCTTTGTGCTGAATGAAACCATCAGATATGTATTTGATGTTACAATTTTCCGCACCACAGAAGCTGCAGATTGCACCTTGCCAG CAATGAAAAGGAAGGATTCCGACCATCCAATGGAGCACCAGAACCCATTGGACACTGGTGGATAG
- the LOC101303284 gene encoding uncharacterized protein LOC101303284, producing the protein MVSTQYQQVVRVFQSDNGGEYINERKNRQLLEVVRASLFGMNVPVEYWGEVVISAAYLINRTPSRVIECENPLQQLQNLLSVPSLPNLEPRVFGCTVYVQIPKQQRSKLDPRARKCIFVGYADFQKGYRCYDPLTDTMHVSLDVSFRDSEPYYLGGVSKSSLQGERGCEGNSRHLFEFEEFEELETLESKFRIDKATNNNSHSHGIDAHDAYVTWVADMRTPPAEPHISEPSQGSSGGETHGTSVCAELRIPEPSRPSQAGTPTEEAIARVDSDTGLALQLASDSPTRVNNDTGSALVPATVSRPTYLTENCPENASSDVFPFSTPLTQEFATNVPPQVSLDSNQLYEVDNFVTRKSQRVTKGISKKQDEPDIKAKTKYPIANYMSNHRLVGSHALVINQLSSVSIPSTVQDVMTDPKWTQAMNEELEALQINSTWDIVPKPAGKKTVGCRWVFTVKLKADGSIDRYKARLVAKGYTQRYGIDYEETFASVAKINTVRILISLAATKDWPLRQFDVKNAFLNGNLEEEVYMDMPPGVKSRPCDAGKRKYVLDLLAKTGMFDCKPVETPIEMNHNLAIYPNQVPADKRSQFMHCPNKEHIDAVYRILKYLKMAPRKGFLFEKKMGELEVVGYTDADWVGDKTDRRSTSGYFTFVGGNLVTWRSKKQKVAARSSAEAEFRGMAHGVCEMLWIRNMLKELGLKLKQPMALHCDNTSAIEIAHNPVQHDRTKHVEVDRHFIKENLDRKIICFPFVYTEDQLADVLTKGVSRKVFDNSVESRISIIVFSKWCLDELVKILECKHSKNQTVWPIFYKVDPSDVRNQRGTYDQSLAFHEHQFRDNLAKVFGWRAALTEAANLAGWSFLDGYESGFIHDIVGEILAQVPNTAYLNVADYPVGLESRVLHVNMLLDVEEKDVRMVGIWGTGGIGKTTVAKAVYNSIVDRFEGSCFLENVRENSMKDGGLVELQNTILFDILGEKRLKVNNADRGINVIKKMLSHKRVLLVLDDVNHFAQLKKLVGGVDWFGIGSRIIITTRDKHLLTAHQIKLIYKVKELNYDEATALFSWNAFARKRHQVDELKVNSAVQYAQGLPLALIILGFRLCGRSADEWKEALDCYTRVPNQEIQEILKISYDALEDPVKEVFLDIACFFKGKTRNYVVETLECCELNPKYCIELLIDNALICIEGDHILMHDLAEEVGREVVRQESPTEPGRRSRLWFHEDVHHVLTENTGTDNIIGIMNLHNVKSINFSGCKLLKSIPDFSGIPNLVYLNLNYCKSLVAVHPSVGFLKRLVHLSADKCSSLVMFPPRLSLRSLEIFLLGGCRKLKNFPEVEGTMKSLKFITLSGTAIRELPSSIGYLSGLQELNLNDCENLKNLPGSIYELQHLQYLFLDSCPKLNAFPHLENTEVSCSAKLLPLVLPKLLRFNMGGCNLHKSDFLATLGCVFTLQELDLSGGNFVSLPICISKFVNLLDLNLCGCKRLRKIPPLPPKGLEWMDLFNCHRLCDNLHYEVAKMDNVSPKISKFGIILPGSEVPKWFSCRKDLNLICKAGYPLGWRSSNSADYCFRAQVLINEGYSGRHECHFYSRQTDSAHVWLKCISLEIRPKMKGRNWLLPDTCNVKFYCSGNSGLMSFISCGVHLIGQQVDDVMSVDGSYAQEQWPSSPLEPMIGQKRKHPSTSDNS; encoded by the exons ATGGTGTCCACACAGTATCAACAGGTTGTTCGAGTTTTCCAGTCTGACAATGGCGGAGAATATATTAATG AGAGGAAAAATCGGCAGTTGCTTGAAGTTGTCCGTGCCTCTTTGTTTGGCATGAATGTACCTGTAGAATATTGGGGAGAAGTTGTGATATCTGCTGCCTACCTCATTAATCGTACCCCTTCTCGGGTTATTGAATGTGAAAACCCTCTACAACAGCTTCAGAATCTTCTCTCGGTTCCTTCGTTGCCTAACTTGGAGCCTCGTGTATTTGGATGTACAGTGTATGTTCAGATTCCAAAACAACAACGAAGTAAGCTTGATCCCCGTGCAAGGAAATGTATCTTTGTGGGTTATGCAGATTTTCAAAAGGGATATAGATGTTATGATCCTCTTACAGACACCATGCATGTATCTCTTGATGTTTCTTTTCGTGATTCTGAGCCTTATTACTTAGGGGGAGTATCCAAGTCTTCCCTTCAGGGGGAGAGAGGTTGTGAAGGGAATTCTAGACATTTATTTGAGTTTGAAGAATTTGAAGAGTTGGAAACTTTGGAGTCTAAATTCAGAATTGACAAAGCTACAAACAATAATAGTCATAGTCATGGAATTGATGCACATGACGCATATGTCACATGGGTGGCCGACATGAGGACCCCACCAGCTGAGCCACACATCTCTGAGCCAAGCCAAGGTTCTTCAGGCGGAGAAACACATGGAACCAGTGTTTGTGCTGAGCTGCGCATCCCTGAGCCGAGCCGACCAAGCCAAGCTGGGACCCCAACTGAAGAGGCAATTGCACGTGTCGACAGCGACACTGGTCTCGCTCTTCAGTTGGCCTCTGATTCTCCAACACGTGTCAACAACGACACTGGTTCTGCACTTGTCCCTGCAACAGTCTCGAGACCCACATATTTGACAGAAAATTGTCCTGAAAATGCTTCGTCAGATGTTTTCCCTTTCTCAACGCCATTAACCCAAGAATTTGCTACGAATGTCCCTCCTCAAGTATCTTTAGATTCAAACCAATTATATGAGGTAGATAATTTTGTAACTAGGAAATCACAGAGGGTCACCAAGGGTATTTCAAAGAAACAAGATGAACCAGACATCAAAGCCAAAACTAAATATCCTATAGCTAATTACATGTCTAACCATAGGTTGGTTGGGTCACATGCTCTTGTCATTAATCAATTATCCAGTGTTTCTATTCCTAGTACTGTACAGGATGTAATGACGGATCCCAAGTGGACTCAGGCGATGAACGAAGAATTAGAGGCATTACAGATAAACTCGACTTGGGATATTGTGCCTAAACCAGCTGGGAAGAAGACAGTTGGATGTCGTTGGGTATTCACCGTAAAATTAAAAGCAGATGGGAGCATTGACAGGTATAAAGCACGGTTGGTTGCCAAGGGATACACCCAGCGGTATGGCATTGATTATGAAGAAACGTTTGCGTCTGTAGCAAAGATCAACACTGTACGAATCTTGATTTCACTTGCAGCAACTAAAGATTGGCCTCTGCGACAATTTGATGTGAAGAATGCTTTCCTCAATGGAAACTTGGAGGAAGAGGTGTATATGGACATGCCTCCAGGAGTCAAAAGTAGACCGTGCGATGCTGGCAAG CGAAAGTATGTACTTGACTTGTTAGCTAAAACTGGCATGTTTGACTGCAAGCCTGTTGAGACACCAATTGAGATGAATCACAACCTTGCCATCTATCCAAATCAAGTTCCAGCTGATAAACGAAG TCAATTTATGCATTGTCCCAACAAAGAGCATATAGATGCAGTGTATCGTATTCTGAAGTATCTTAAGATGGCACCTAGAAAAGGTTTTTTGTTTGAAAAGAAGATGGGTGAATTGGAAGTTGTAGGGTACACCGATGCTGATTGGGTTGGTGATAAGACAGACAGAAGATCTACATCTGGGTATTTTACATTTGTTGGAGGAAACCTTGTAACTTGGCGTAGTAAGAAACAGAAGGTTGCTGCCAGGTCAAGTGCTGAAGCAGAATTTCGAGGTATGGCACATGGAGTTTGTGAGATGTTATGGATTCGGAATATGTTGAAAGAATTGGGTCTTAAACTCAAACAACCTATGGCCTTGCATTGTGATAACACATCTGCAATTGAAATTGCTCATAATCCTGTTCAACATGACCGGACTAAACATGTGGAGGTAGATCGGCATTTTATCAAGGAAAACTTGGACAGGAAAATAATTTGTTTCCCTTTTGTGTATACAGAAGACCAATTGGCAGATGTTCTTACGAAAGGAGTATCAAGGAAAGTGTTTGACAACTCAGTTG AGTCGAGGATTTCTATCATCGTATTCTCAAAATGGTGCTTGGATGAACTCGTCAAGATTCTTGAATGTAAACATTCAAAGAATCAAACCGTATGGCCCATTTTTTACAAGGTGGATCCCTCCGATGTCCGAAACCAGAGAGGTACTTATGATCAGTCACTTGCTTTTCATGAACACCAATTTCGTGATAACCTGGCAAAAGTTTTTGGTTGGAGGGCAGCTCTCACAGAAGCAGCAAACTTGGCTGGGTGGTCATTCTTGGATGG GTATGAGTCTGGATTTATCCATGATATTGTTGGAGAGATTTTAGCGCAAGTACCTAACACAGCATATCTCAATGTGGCTGATTACCCAGTTGGCTTGGAATCTCGAGTGTTACATGTGAATATGCTATTGGATGTTGAAGAAAAGGATGTTCGCATGGTAGGAATATGGGGGACTGGTGGAATAGGTAAGACAACAGTTGCTAAAGCTGTTTATAATTCCATCGTCGATAGGTTTGAAGGTAGCTGCTTCTTGGAAAATGTTAGGGAAAACTCAATGAAAGATGGCGGCCTAGTGGAACTACAAAACACTATACTTTTTGATATTCTAGGGGAGAAGAGATTGAAGGTGAACAATGCTGATAGAGGGATCAATGTGATAAAGAAAATGTTGAGCCATAAAAGAGTTCTCTTAGTTCTTGATGATGTTAATCATTTCGCCCAGTTAAAGAAATTAGTTGGAGGGGTAGACTGGTTTGGTATAGGCAGTAGGATAATCATAACAACAAGAGATAAACATTTGTTAACTGCTCATCAAATTAAGCTGATATACAAGGTCAAGGAATTGAATTATGACGAAGCTACTGCACTCTTCAGTTGGAATGCCTTTGCAAGAAAGAGACATCAGGTTGATGAACTGAAAGTCAATAGTGCAGTACAATATGCTCAAGGCCTTCCATTAGCTCTTATAATTCTTGGTTTTCGTCTATGTGGCAGAAGTGCAGACGAATGGAAAGAAGCATTAGATTGTTACACAAGAGTTCCAAACCAAGAGATTCAAGAAATTCTCAAAATAAGTTATGATGCATTGGAAGATCCTGTTAAGGAAGTTTTCCTTGATATTGCTTGTTTCTTCAAGGGTAAAACAAGGAACTACGTGGTAGAAACACTAGAATGTTGTGAACTGAACCCTAAGTATTGTATTGAATTACTCATCGATAATGCCCTCATATGTATCGAAGGAGATCATATCTTGATGCATGACTTGGCAGAAGAAGTGGGTAGAGAAGTAGTTCGCCAAGAGTCGCCAACTGAGCCTGGAAGACGTAGCAGACTGTGGTTTCATGAAGATGTTCACCATGTTCTAACTGAAAATACT GGAACAGACAATATCATAGGCATTATG AATTTGCACAATGTGAAATCTATAAATTTTAGTGGCTGCAAACTCCTTAAAAGCATCCCTGACTTCTCAGGAATCCCAAACTTAGTGTACCTGAATCTAAATTACTGTAAAAGTTTAGTTGCGGTTCACCCTTCGGTTGGATTCCTTAAAAGGCTTGTTCACTTGAGTGCTGACAAATGCTCTAGCCTTGTAATGTTTCCACCAAGACTCAGCTTGAGATCTCTGGAAATTTTTCTACTTGGAGGTTGTAGAAAGCTTAAGAATTTTCCAGAAGTTGAGGGGACAATGAAATCCTTAAAGTTTATTACACTTTCTGGCACTGCCATCAGGGAATTACCGTCGTCAATTGGATATCTCAGTGGGCTTCAGGAGTTGAATCTGAATGATTGTGAGAACCTTAAAAATCTGCCAGGCAGCATTTATGAATTGCAACACCTACAATATCTCTTCCTTGATTCCTGCCCAAAACTTAATGCATTTCCGCATTTGGAAAACACTGAAGTTTCATGTAGTGCAAAATTACTTCCTTTGGTGCTTCCTAAGCTCTTGCGATTTAATATGGGGGGATGCAATTTACACAAAAGTGATTTTCTGGCAACTCTAGGTTGCGTGTTCACATTACAAGAACTTGATCTATCCGGAGGCAATTTTGTCAGTCTTCCTATATGCATCAGCAAATTTGTCAATTTGTTAGACCTGAACTTGTGTGGTTGCAAGAGGCTTCGGAAAATTCCACCACTTCCACCAAAG GGTCTTGAGTGGATGGATTTGTTCAATTGCCATAGACTATGTGACAATCTGCATTATGAAGTGGCAAAGATGGATAAT GTATCTCCCAAAATTTCCAAATTTGGGATTATATTGCCAGGTAGTGAAGTTCCAAAATGGTTCAGCTGTCGCAAAGATCTAAATCTTATATGTAAAGCTGGCTACCCTCTCGGTTGGAGATCA AGTAATTCTGCTGATTATTGTTTTCGAGCTCAAGTATTAATCAATGAAGGATACAGCGGTCGTCACGAGTGCCATTTCTATTCAAGGCAAACTGATTCAGCTCATGTGTGGCTCAAGTGTATTTCATTAGAAATAAGGCCAAAGATGAAAGGACGGAATTGGTTGCTCCCTGATACGTGTAATGTTAAATTTTACTGCAGTGGAAACTCAGGGCTCATGTCCTTTATAAGTTGTGGTGTTCACCTAATCGGCCAACAGGTTGATGATGTTATGTCTGTCGATGGCAGTTATGCACAAGAGCAGTGGCCATCCTCCCCTTTGGAACCAATGATTGGTCAAAAGCGCAAGCACCCATCCACTTCAGACAATAGTTGA
- the LOC101311905 gene encoding probable carboxylesterase 6-like gives MVRENKNQLVQEVSGWLRVYDDGSVDRTWTGPPEVKFMVEPVPPHDKFIDGVATKDVLVDQTSGLRVRIYLPEQQQEPEEDDDNKVSSEQQKLPIILHFHGGGFCVSQADWYMYYHIYTKLSRSANAIVVSVYQRLSPEHRLPAAIDDGFSALLWLRSVALAEQKEPWLLTYADFNRVFLIGDSSGGNIVHHVAARAGSEDLSPLRLAGGIPIHPGFVRSERSKSELEQPQSPFLTRDMVDKFLGLALPEGSTKDHPITCPMGSGAPALEGLKLPPFLLCIAEKDLIIDTEMEYYEAMKKAKQDVEILMNKGMMHSFYLNKIAVDMDPETAAETERLIEGIKGFMDKY, from the coding sequence ATGGTCCGTGAGAACAAGAATCAGCTTGTCCAAGAAGTGTCCGGTTGGCTAAGAGTCTACGATGACGGCTCAGTCGACCGGACATGGACCGGACCTCCCGAGGTCAAGTTCATGGTCGAGCCAGTCCCGCCCCACGACAAATTCATCGACGGGGTGGCCACTAAGGACGTGTTAGTCGACCAAACCTCCGGCCTTCGAGTACGGATTTACCTCCCGGAGCAGCAGCAAGAACCCGAGGAGGACGATGACAACAAAGTCAGTAGTGAGCAACAAAAGCTCCCCATCATACTTCATTTCCATGGAGGAGGCTTCTGCGTCAGCCAAGCTGACTGGTACATGTACTACCACATATACACTAAGCTCTCCCGCTCCGCCAACGCCATTGTCGTCTCTGTTTATCAACGCCTGTCACCGGAGCACCGCCTGCCTGCCGCAATCGACGACGGCTTCTCCGCTCTCCTTTGGCTCCGGTCTGTCGCCCTAGCGGAGCAAAAAGAGCCATGGCTTCTCACCTATGCTGATTTCAACAGAGTCTTCCTTATCGGAGATAGCTCCGGAGGGAACATCGTCCACCACGTGGCGGCTCGAGCGGGAAGTGAGGACTTGAGTCCGCTGAGACTCGCCGGCGGGATCCCCATCCACCCGGGCTTCGTTCGGTCGGAGAGGAGCAAGTCGGAGCTGGAGCAGCCTCAGTCGCCGTTTCTTACTCGGGACATGGTGGACAAGTTCTTGGGGCTGGCGCTGCCTGAGGGGTCGACCAAGGACCATCCGATTACGTGTCCGATGGGGTCGGGGGCTCCGGCATTGGAGGGGCTGAAGCTGCCACCGTTTCTGCTGTGCATTGCTGAGAAGGACCTGATCATTGACACAGAGATGGAGTACTACGAGGCCATGAAGAAGGCGAAGCAGGATGTGGAGATTTTGATGAACAAGGGAATGATGCACAGCTTCTATCTCAACAAGATTGCGGTGGACATGGACCCTGAAACAGCTGCAGAGACTGAGCGTCTGATTGAAGGGATCAAAGGGTTCATGGACAAGTACTAG
- the LOC101311614 gene encoding probable carboxylesterase 17-like, whose translation MVREKKLVDEVSGWLRLYNDGSVDRTWTGPPQVKFMAEPVPPHDEFINGVATKDVMVDEMSGLRVRIYVQERKPEDNDETKLPVILHFHGGGFCISQADWFMYYHMYASLALAANAICVSVYLRLAPEHRLPAPINDGCSALLWLRSLARAESYESWLSDDADFSRVFLIGDSSGGNIVHEVAARAGRLDLSPLKLAGAIPIHPGFVRAVRSRSELEQPESPFLTLDMVDKFLSLSLPVGSTKDHPITCPMGSTAPDLDTLKLPPFLLCVAEKDMIVDTEMEYFEAMKKAKKDVELLISPGMSHSFYLNKIAIDMDPQTGAQTESLISGIVEFVKKH comes from the coding sequence ATGGTCCGCGAGAAGAAGCTCGTTGATGAAGTTTCCGGTTGGCTTAGACTCTACAACGACGGCTCAGTAGACCGGACATGGACTGGACCACCTCAGGTCAAGTTCATGGCTGAGCCCGTTCCACCACATGATGAATTCATCAACGGAGTTGCCACCAAAGATGTCATGGTGGATGAAATGTCTGGCCTTCGCGTCCGAATATATGTACAGGAGAGAAAGCCGGAGGACAACGACGAGACTAAGCTTCCGGTAATCCTTCATTTTCATGGAGGCGGCTTTTGCATTAGCCAAGCAGATTGGTTCATGTACTACCACATGTACGCCAGCCTTGCACTAGCAGCCAATGCCATTTGCGTCTCTGTCTATCTACGCCTTGCACCGGAGCACCGTCTCCCGGCTCCGATCAACGACGGCTGCTCCGCTCTCCTTTGGCTCCGTTCCTTGGCTCGAGCAGAGTCATACGAGTCTTGGCTGAGTGACGATGCTGACTTTTCCCGCGTTTTTCTCATAGGAGATAGCTCAGGTGGCAACATAGTCCATGAAGTGGCCGCTCGAGCTGGGAGACTTGATTTGAGTCCCCTGAAGCTAGCCGGAGCGATTCCGATCCACCCTGGTTTCGTTCGAGCGGTGAGGAGCCGGTCGGAGCTGGAACAACCGGAGTCGCCGTTTCTAACCCTAGACATGGTGGACAAGTTCTTGAGCTTGTCCCTGCCGGTGGGTTCAACCAAGGATCATCCGATTACGTGTCCGATGGGTTCTACGGCGCCAGATTTGGATACTCTGAAGCTGCCGCCGTTCCTTCTCTGTGTTGCGGAGAAGGACATGATTGTGGATACGGAGATGGAGTACTTTGAGGCCATGAAGAAGGCGAAGAAGGATGTGGAACTTCTGATCAGCCCTGGAATGAGTCATAGTTTTTATCTTAACAAGATAGCAATAGATATGGATCCGCAGACGGGTGCGCAAACAGAGAGTCTGATTTCTGGGATAGTAGAGTTCGTCAAGAAGCATTGA